A segment of the Natrinema sp. SYSU A 869 genome:
AGTGGAGGAATCTAACGAACGGCTTGAGCAGTTCGCCTACGCCGTCTCACACGACCTCCAAGAGCCGCTGCGCATGGTCTCGAGTTATCTCCAACTCCTTGAGGACCGGTACCGAGACAAGTTGGATGACGATGCTCAGGAATTCATCGACTTCGCCGTGGATGGGGCTGACCGCATGCAGTCGATGATCGAAGGACTGCTCGCGTATTCGCGGGTCGAAACACAAGGTGAGTCCTTTGAGCCAGTCGAGCTTGAGGCGGTACTTGATGATGTTCTCGACGATCTCCAACTCCGGATCGAGGAGAGTAGTGCCGAGATCACAACGGAGTCGTTACCTACCGTCGATGGCGATCGAGACCAGTTGTACGAGGTGTTTCAGAACCTGGTAAGTAATGCCATCAAGTATGCGGGCGATGCACCGCCACGCATCCACATTACCGCCGACCGAAACGGAAGGAAATGGATTATCTCTGTCACGGATAACGGCATTGGTATTGCTCCTGATGAGCAGGAACGCATCTTCGAGGTGTTTGAACGGCTTCATACGCGCGAGGAGCAGTCTGGGATTGGAATGGGGCTTGCACTGTGCCAGCGCATCATCGAACGCCACGGCGGCGACATCTGGGTCGAGTCCACGCCAGGTGACGGTTCGACCTTTTTCATCGCATTTCCAGCTGCGGAACGAAAGTCTAATGCTGGAAATCATCCAGGAGTCAGAGAAAAGATCGACGACTATTGACCCCCTCCACGCCCTGAAGGACGTGGAATCCGATCATCGGATTTCCGCCGAGTGCGGCGTTCGAGGTTCCAACCCGCACTCAAGGGGAACCGGCGACACACCGGGGGAACTCTCGTTTCCTCCCCTGTATAGGGCTGTGGCCCGGTCAAATAGGCCCCATCGAATACCATGTCATCGCCGTGTGAGGAACAGACTGCGCTCCTCACCATCCCTTGTCTGTTCGGGAACGGCCTCTCACGGTATTCGTAGCACCCTATGTTACGTGCTATCACACTAAAACGATTACGATGGAAATCCGTCCCGATCACCGGCTGCGGGTGACACGCTGCGCCTACCGCTCGACCTGCGCCTGAAGACGCAGGTATGCGCTCGAAATTCGTATCATCGAGACGATCAGATTGCCGTTCTACGTGGTAAGAACGCCCATCTCGCTCCCGATACCTCGTCTGGTCAGCAAGTTTCTTTCCTACTCAGTTTTGGAGCATGACTGGCGAAAGGTGGCCACATTCAGTCGGCTGTTTCCATCAGCGTGAGGACTTCGGCAAGTACTGGCCACTCATCTTAGAACATGTCTGCGGCATTATGGCGGATATGCCAGTCATACTCAGCGAGGGCTTCAACGAGACACCCACACGCGGCCATCTCCGGTTGACCGGTACCTCCACTGAGGTCGACCGCCTCCCAGACCGTTTGCAGATTATGCGGATGAAACATCTCCTCGAGGATGTTCCCGTCCACACGCTCACGGTACCGCAGTTTTGCGCCGTTCGCAAACCAACATGTCGTAGCTCTTCCAATATGTAGAAAATATGAGTAAATATCAGAGAGGCGATTAAAAAAACGTGTAGTTGCCAGTGCTTACGATGTCTCGTAGGCCGGTGACTCAGTTCGGACGACGTTGGAGAGATTGCTCATTTCGTCGTCGAGGAGAACCACCAGATCATCGAACGTAACGATTCCAGTTAGTTTCTCGCCTTCGACGACGGGCATCCGGCGCACACCGTGTTCAGCCATCGTCGCACACAGGTCGAAGACGCCGTCGTCGGTTGATACCGTGTGGGGCTCGCGATTCATGATGTCTTCGGCCGCCAGATCGTCGAGGGTTTTCCCCGCACTGAACGCCATTGCGATGTCTCGGTCGGTAATGATCCCGGCGGGTTCCTCGTCTGATTCGATCACGACACAACCGACCCGCTTGTCGTCCATGAGCTGGCAGATCTCTCGGAGTGACGCTGTCGGTTCGGCTGATACCAATTCCTCGCGTGGACGGGCGATGTCTTTGACGGGCATGGACTCTCACCTCCTCTCCGCAGGCGCTAACGTGGCCTGTGTTGTTCGTTAACACTAGCCACGCTCATATCTAACACGGGAAAGAGGTAAATAGCTTCTCCTACTGGAATGCGAGAATCGCGGAATCGTATCGATCTAAAAGACAGATTGAACTGGAATCAGACAGGTTCGAACCGGTAGCCGTCCCACTCCTGGCTCTCGGGTTCGCGGATGCCGGCGCCGGGTTCGCGGAGTTCATCGACGTAGACGGGTTCGACCTCGTCGCCGGTTTCGATTTCGTCGGTCGTCGCCTGGCCGAGCGCGCGGACCGTCTCGCCCTCGACCCCGAATTCGACGATCGCGAGCGTGTTGGGTTCGCGGACACCGGGCGGGGTCGCCGTGCTGGTCGTCCAGGTGACGACCTCGCCGGTGTACTCGCTGAGATCGATCGTGTCGACCGGCTCCGCGCCGCCGGGACCGCGCGGATGGCCGGGGTAGCTGATCGAACCGTCCTCGTACCTGTACGCTTCCATAGTCATTGTCCCGCCTCCATGATGGTCGTGATGACGCAGTTACCGAAGCCGCCGACATTACAGCAGAGCCCGACGTCCGCGTCGACCTGTCGCAGACCCGCCTCGCCGACGACCTGTTCGTAGATTTCCACGCCCTGTGCGACGCCGCTGGCGCCCAGCGGATGGCCCTTCGATTTGAGCCCGCCGGAGGTGTTGATCGGCAGTTCGCCGTCGCGCTTCGTATAGCCCTCTTCGACGAGTTTCCACGCTTCGCCCTGTTCGGCGAAGCCCAGCCCCTCCATCTGGAGGAACTCGAGGATGGTGAACATGTCGTGGAGTTCAGCAACGTCGATGTCGTCGGGCCCGTAGCCGCTCATCTCGTAGGCTCCTTTCCCGCTCTCGACAACGCCGTCCATACTCGTCGGATCCTCGCGCTCGTGGACAACGTGGGTATCCGTGGCGCCATCAACACCGGCGATCACGGCGTAGTCGTCAGTATATTCCTGGGCGATTGACTCTGGACAGAACATGAGTGCGGCCGACCCGTCCGTGACTGGACAGAAGTCGTACAGCCGTAGCGGGT
Coding sequences within it:
- a CDS encoding CBS domain-containing protein, whose product is MPVKDIARPREELVSAEPTASLREICQLMDDKRVGCVVIESDEEPAGIITDRDIAMAFSAGKTLDDLAAEDIMNREPHTVSTDDGVFDLCATMAEHGVRRMPVVEGEKLTGIVTFDDLVVLLDDEMSNLSNVVRTESPAYETS
- a CDS encoding nucleic acid-binding protein; translation: MTMEAYRYEDGSISYPGHPRGPGGAEPVDTIDLSEYTGEVVTWTTSTATPPGVREPNTLAIVEFGVEGETVRALGQATTDEIETGDEVEPVYVDELREPGAGIREPESQEWDGYRFEPV